The following coding sequences are from one uncultured Bacteroides sp. window:
- a CDS encoding PhoH family protein, translating into MIEKLIVLEDIDPVIFYGVNNANIQLIKALFPKLRIVARGNVIKVLGDEEDMCAFEENITALEKYCAEYNSLKEEVIIDIVKGNAPQAEKTGNVIVFSVTGKPIIPRSENQLKLVEGFTKNDMVFAIGPAGSGKTYTAIALAVRALKNKEIKKIILSRPAVEAGEKLGFLPGDMKEKIDPYLQPLYDALQDMIPAAKLKEYMELNIIQIAPLAFMRGRTLNDAVVILDEAQNTTAQQIKMFLTRMGTNTKMMVTGDMTQIDLPASQTSGLVQAMKILKGVKGISFVELGKKDIVRHKLVEHIVDAYEKFDKEQRQEKEEKKKNNTK; encoded by the coding sequence ATGATAGAGAAACTGATTGTTCTTGAGGACATTGATCCTGTTATTTTTTATGGCGTGAATAATGCCAATATACAACTAATAAAAGCCTTGTTCCCTAAGTTGAGGATTGTAGCCAGAGGGAATGTTATCAAAGTGCTGGGAGATGAGGAAGACATGTGTGCTTTTGAGGAAAATATCACGGCATTAGAAAAATATTGTGCAGAATATAATTCTCTAAAAGAAGAGGTTATTATCGATATTGTAAAAGGTAATGCACCGCAGGCTGAGAAAACAGGGAATGTTATTGTATTCAGTGTTACGGGCAAACCAATTATTCCACGCAGCGAAAACCAATTAAAGTTGGTGGAAGGTTTTACAAAAAACGATATGGTATTTGCAATCGGACCTGCCGGATCGGGAAAAACTTATACCGCCATAGCATTAGCGGTGAGAGCTCTTAAGAACAAAGAAATAAAAAAAATCATTCTCAGCCGTCCGGCAGTGGAAGCTGGAGAGAAACTGGGTTTCTTACCTGGCGACATGAAAGAAAAAATTGATCCGTATCTACAACCACTTTATGATGCCTTGCAAGATATGATTCCAGCGGCAAAACTAAAAGAATATATGGAACTAAACATTATTCAAATAGCACCATTGGCTTTCATGCGTGGTAGAACATTGAATGATGCAGTTGTTATACTTGACGAAGCGCAAAACACAACGGCTCAACAGATAAAAATGTTTTTGACTCGTATGGGAACGAACACCAAGATGATGGTTACAGGTGACATGACACAAATAGATTTACCTGCTTCCCAAACCTCTGGTTTAGTACAAGCGATGAAAATTTTAAAAGGGGTTAAAGGCATTAGTTTTGTAGAATTGGGCAAAAAAGATATTGTACGACATAAATTGGTAGAACATATTGTAGATGCCTATGAAAAGTTTGATAAAGAACAAAGACAGGAAAAAGAAGAGAAGAAAAAGAACAATACAAAGTAG
- a CDS encoding gamma-glutamyl-gamma-aminobutyrate hydrolase family protein, with the protein MKKRMLLLSFMFVGLMNIYAQESHLIGIADTYNNGQTTVPRAYIDAILKVGNIPIVIPFMQDEKRLEEIIGRLDAVILPGGEDIAPARYHEMPSPKLGKVNLPRDSFDMAVIKLAMKEHIPLLGICRGMQAINVYFGGTLYQDLPSEYQIKKVAHRQSVPKAIPTHVVYVEPHSYLARVSGQDSLQVNSFHHQAVKDLAAGFRVTARGSDGVIEAFESDKYPVMGVQFHPEGLVIGNDSAMIEFFRSMPVKRKK; encoded by the coding sequence ATGAAAAAAAGAATGTTACTATTGAGCTTTATGTTCGTCGGCTTGATGAATATCTATGCTCAGGAGAGTCACTTAATTGGTATTGCCGATACTTATAACAATGGGCAGACTACTGTGCCACGTGCTTATATTGATGCGATCTTGAAGGTTGGGAATATTCCAATCGTTATTCCTTTTATGCAGGATGAAAAACGGTTGGAGGAGATTATTGGTAGGCTAGACGCTGTGATTTTACCTGGTGGTGAAGATATTGCTCCGGCACGTTATCATGAGATGCCTTCTCCTAAGCTTGGAAAAGTGAATCTGCCTCGTGATTCTTTTGATATGGCTGTTATCAAGTTGGCCATGAAAGAGCATATACCTCTTCTCGGTATTTGTCGTGGAATGCAGGCCATCAATGTGTATTTCGGTGGAACGCTCTATCAGGACTTACCTTCGGAATATCAAATAAAAAAGGTAGCGCATCGACAGAGTGTGCCGAAAGCGATACCTACGCACGTTGTTTATGTGGAACCTCACTCTTATTTGGCTCGTGTCAGTGGGCAGGATTCATTGCAGGTGAATAGCTTCCATCATCAGGCAGTCAAGGATCTTGCTGCGGGGTTCAGGGTGACAGCTCGAGGATCAGATGGCGTGATAGAGGCTTTTGAATCGGACAAATATCCGGTGATGGGAGTGCAGTTCCATCCCGAAGGTCTGGTGATTGGCAACGACTCTGCGATGATCGAATTTTTCCGTTCCATGCCGGTAAAGAGAAAAAAATAA
- the ubiE gene encoding bifunctional demethylmenaquinone methyltransferase/2-methoxy-6-polyprenyl-1,4-benzoquinol methylase UbiE: MNYPQEDIKPYDNSAEKSPQVEQMFDNIAHKYDLLNHALSMGIDKNWRKKAINWLKPYAPQRIMDVATGTGDFAILAYQSLKPQELIGTDISEGMMDVGRKKVEKEGLSGKINFAREDCTSLSFQNESFDAITVAFGIRNFENLDKGLSEMQRVLKKNGHLVILELTTPDRFPMKQLFTIYAKIVIPILGKLLSKDKSAYTYLPRTIKAFPQGEIMKDIIIRAGFGEVNFKRLTFGICTLYTATK, from the coding sequence ATGAACTACCCCCAGGAAGACATCAAGCCTTATGATAACAGTGCGGAAAAAAGTCCGCAAGTAGAGCAAATGTTCGATAATATTGCGCATAAATATGATCTACTGAATCATGCTCTCTCAATGGGCATTGATAAAAACTGGAGAAAAAAAGCCATAAACTGGTTAAAGCCCTATGCCCCGCAACGCATTATGGACGTAGCAACCGGCACAGGTGACTTTGCTATTTTGGCTTACCAAAGTTTAAAACCTCAAGAACTTATCGGCACAGACATATCAGAAGGTATGATGGATGTGGGTAGAAAGAAAGTAGAAAAAGAAGGTCTCTCTGGCAAAATAAATTTTGCCAGAGAAGACTGTACTTCACTCTCGTTTCAAAATGAAAGTTTTGATGCTATAACAGTAGCTTTTGGTATCCGCAATTTTGAAAACCTGGACAAAGGGTTAAGCGAAATGCAACGAGTACTAAAAAAGAATGGACATTTGGTTATTTTGGAACTTACCACTCCGGACCGTTTTCCAATGAAACAGCTATTTACGATATACGCAAAAATCGTTATACCTATATTGGGAAAACTTCTATCAAAAGATAAGAGTGCTTATACCTATCTCCCACGAACAATAAAAGCTTTTCCACAAGGAGAAATAATGAAAGATATCATTATACGTGCCGGATTCGGTGAAGTAAATTTTAAAAGGCTTACTTTTGGTATTTGCACCCTATATACAGCAACAAAATAA
- a CDS encoding secondary thiamine-phosphate synthase enzyme YjbQ, translating into MSFQIELTLAPRKRGFHLITEEIIRQLAPLPNIGLLHLFIKHTSAALTINENADPDVRSDMEAIFSRLVREREPYYAHTLEGADDMPAHAKASIIGNSITLPITNGRINLGIWQGIYLCEFRNHGGSRKIVATIIE; encoded by the coding sequence ATGAGTTTTCAAATAGAGCTTACTTTAGCCCCGCGCAAGCGGGGCTTTCACCTGATAACAGAAGAAATTATCCGTCAACTGGCACCATTACCCAACATCGGATTACTTCATCTTTTCATCAAGCACACTTCAGCCGCACTGACTATCAATGAAAATGCCGATCCTGATGTACGCAGCGATATGGAAGCCATCTTCAGCCGCCTCGTTCGCGAGCGAGAACCCTACTATGCCCATACATTAGAAGGAGCTGATGATATGCCGGCACACGCCAAAGCGTCTATCATTGGTAACAGTATCACACTTCCCATCACCAACGGACGTATCAATCTTGGCATCTGGCAAGGCATCTATCTCTGCGAATTTCGAAACCATGGAGGCAGTAGAAAGATTGTTGCCACTATTATAGAATAA
- a CDS encoding DUF5715 family protein, whose amino-acid sequence MRKLKPRYRNLAYLLLLSLLIVIAFFIFPSSKEDMSLVLNHPHNIHGVISYRRSFGDLNNVQLVAAKNNGISPLNTREEVKSLGNRLVHISDNDFYSIDSLTHSVPYLVPCASELLHTIGSNFLDSLRAKGLNPNRILITSVLRTRNDVKRLRRRNGNASKNSAHFYGTTFDISWKRFVKVEEEGSRPMEDVDASTLKLVLSEVLRDVRKADKCYVKYELKQGCFHITAR is encoded by the coding sequence ATGCGTAAGTTAAAACCTCGTTACCGCAATCTTGCTTATTTACTCCTTTTATCATTGCTGATTGTCATTGCTTTTTTTATTTTTCCGAGTAGTAAAGAAGACATGTCTTTAGTTTTGAATCACCCTCATAATATACATGGAGTTATAAGTTATAGACGCTCTTTTGGCGATTTAAATAATGTTCAATTAGTAGCAGCAAAGAATAATGGAATCTCTCCTTTGAATACTCGTGAAGAAGTAAAATCTTTGGGTAATCGGCTTGTGCACATTTCTGATAATGATTTTTATTCTATTGACTCTTTGACTCATTCTGTACCATATTTGGTTCCCTGTGCCAGTGAACTTTTACATACTATCGGTTCTAATTTTCTTGATTCTTTAAGAGCTAAAGGTCTTAATCCTAATCGGATTTTGATAACCTCTGTACTTCGTACGCGCAATGATGTAAAGCGTTTACGTCGTCGTAACGGCAATGCATCAAAAAATTCAGCTCATTTTTATGGGACTACTTTTGATATCAGTTGGAAGCGGTTTGTTAAAGTTGAAGAAGAAGGAAGTCGTCCTATGGAAGATGTTGACGCCTCTACTTTAAAACTTGTACTTTCAGAAGTTCTTCGTGATGTGCGTAAGGCTGATAAATGCTATGTTAAGTATGAATTGAAACAAGGATGTTTCCATATTACCGCAAGATAA
- a CDS encoding tRNA threonylcarbamoyladenosine dehydratase → MGLEKGIFKRTELLLGNDLMSKIARTKVIIFGVGGVGSWCAESLTRSGIAQLTIVDSDRICVTNINRQLMATTRTVGQVKVDALKTRLLEINPKAEINALQQIYSAETSGSFHLDEYDYIIDAIDSLENKAELIRTATKTKAVFFSSMGAALKMDPTKIKVAEFWKVIGCPLARALRNKLKKGERPSKKFLCVFSEELLENKGANSSCGTEQCLCPKTKNGPGDPDLINHEWCSKKARINGTMAHSTAMFGFTIAGLVMDDLYQKAELS, encoded by the coding sequence ATGGGATTGGAAAAAGGTATTTTTAAAAGAACTGAATTATTACTCGGCAACGACCTGATGAGTAAAATAGCTCGTACCAAAGTGATTATCTTTGGTGTAGGAGGAGTAGGAAGCTGGTGTGCAGAAAGCCTCACCAGATCAGGTATTGCTCAATTAACAATAGTGGATTCTGATCGTATCTGCGTGACGAATATTAACCGCCAACTGATGGCAACCACCCGAACAGTGGGACAAGTTAAAGTTGATGCTCTTAAAACTCGACTATTAGAGATTAACCCTAAAGCCGAGATTAATGCATTGCAACAAATTTATAGTGCAGAAACATCTGGCTCCTTTCATTTAGATGAGTACGATTATATCATTGATGCCATAGACAGTTTAGAAAATAAAGCAGAACTTATCCGTACTGCTACCAAAACAAAAGCAGTTTTTTTCTCTTCTATGGGAGCAGCTTTAAAAATGGATCCTACCAAAATCAAGGTAGCAGAGTTTTGGAAAGTTATAGGCTGTCCGCTTGCAAGGGCTCTTCGAAACAAACTAAAAAAGGGAGAGCGCCCTTCAAAGAAATTTCTTTGTGTATTTAGCGAAGAATTGCTCGAAAACAAAGGTGCTAATTCTTCGTGTGGTACAGAGCAATGCCTCTGCCCGAAAACAAAGAATGGACCAGGAGATCCTGATTTAATAAACCATGAATGGTGTAGCAAGAAAGCGCGTATCAACGGTACAATGGCGCATAGTACCGCCATGTTCGGATTCACCATTGCCGGATTGGTCATGGATGATTTATACCAAAAAGCAGAACTGTCCTAA
- a CDS encoding aldo/keto reductase has translation METLKLNNGVEIPSIGLGVWKMDDATLAYKAIRFALDLGYRHIDTAMIYKNEEVVGKAIKDSGIAREEIFLTTKLWNDDQRSGKVTEAINASLKRLNTEYVDLYLVHWPVKETYISVWEKMEKVYQDGKTKAIGVSNYQPYHLDELLQKTEIVPSVNQIECYPYLSQEAVITYCKGKGIHPEAWGPLGAGKTDILTNPIMQGIAKNHNKSTAQVALRWNLQRGVIIIPKSVHENRLSENFSIADFSLTAEEMKQINRLDKNMRLGPHPDNFDF, from the coding sequence ATGGAGACATTGAAATTAAATAACGGAGTAGAAATACCCTCCATAGGTCTCGGCGTATGGAAAATGGACGATGCAACATTAGCTTATAAAGCGATAAGATTTGCTTTAGATTTAGGCTATAGGCATATTGATACTGCTATGATTTATAAAAATGAAGAAGTAGTAGGCAAAGCGATAAAAGATTCTGGTATAGCAAGAGAAGAGATATTCTTAACGACTAAACTTTGGAATGATGACCAACGCTCAGGTAAGGTGACAGAAGCTATCAATGCCAGCCTTAAAAGACTGAATACTGAATACGTTGACTTATATCTTGTCCATTGGCCGGTTAAAGAGACCTATATCAGCGTATGGGAAAAGATGGAAAAGGTATATCAAGACGGCAAAACAAAAGCTATTGGTGTAAGCAATTACCAACCTTATCATCTTGACGAACTGCTACAAAAAACGGAGATAGTTCCTAGCGTTAATCAAATAGAGTGCTATCCATATCTTTCGCAAGAGGCAGTAATTACTTACTGCAAAGGAAAAGGCATTCATCCTGAAGCATGGGGACCGTTAGGTGCTGGAAAAACAGATATTCTAACCAATCCAATAATGCAAGGGATTGCTAAAAACCACAATAAATCTACTGCGCAGGTCGCTCTACGTTGGAATCTTCAGCGAGGAGTTATAATTATTCCCAAATCAGTGCATGAAAATAGATTATCGGAAAACTTTTCTATCGCAGATTTTTCATTAACAGCAGAAGAAATGAAACAAATAAACCGCTTAGATAAAAATATGCGCTTAGGCCCTCATCCTGATAATTTCGATTTCTAG
- a CDS encoding phosphoribosylaminoimidazolesuccinocarboxamide synthase — MKALVKTDFNFPGQKGVYHGKVRDVYNINDDLLVMVASDRISAFDVVLPKGIPFKGQVLNQIAAKFLDATSDIVPNWKIASPDPMVTVGIRCEGFRVEMIIRGYLTGSAWREYEAGCRNLCGVILPDGMKENQKFPTPIITPTTKADEGHDENISKEEIIEQGIVSKEDYELMEKYTYALFQRGTEMAAEKGLILVDTKYEFGKKDDKIYLIDEIHTPDSSRYFYADGYEEKFAKGEAQKQLSKEFVRQWLIENNFMGKAGQQVPEMTDEYVTSVSERYIELYQHIVGEKFNKATSEDIAARIEKNITEFLKK, encoded by the coding sequence ATGAAAGCATTAGTAAAAACAGATTTTAATTTCCCGGGACAGAAAGGTGTATATCACGGAAAAGTGCGTGATGTATATAACATTAATGATGACTTACTGGTCATGGTGGCAAGTGACCGTATCTCTGCTTTTGACGTGGTTTTACCCAAAGGTATTCCTTTTAAAGGACAAGTATTAAACCAGATAGCAGCGAAGTTTTTAGATGCGACCTCTGATATTGTTCCAAACTGGAAAATAGCTTCTCCCGACCCAATGGTTACTGTTGGCATAAGATGTGAAGGTTTCCGAGTAGAAATGATTATCCGTGGTTACCTAACAGGAAGCGCATGGCGTGAGTATGAAGCTGGATGCCGTAATCTTTGCGGCGTTATCTTACCTGATGGGATGAAAGAAAATCAAAAATTCCCAACTCCTATCATCACTCCGACAACAAAAGCTGACGAAGGACATGATGAGAACATATCTAAAGAAGAAATTATAGAGCAGGGAATTGTTAGCAAAGAGGATTATGAATTGATGGAGAAATACACATATGCTCTCTTTCAACGCGGTACAGAGATGGCAGCGGAAAAAGGACTAATTCTTGTTGATACAAAATATGAATTCGGTAAGAAAGATGATAAAATCTACTTGATTGACGAAATACATACTCCAGACTCGTCTCGTTATTTCTATGCAGATGGCTACGAGGAGAAATTTGCTAAAGGTGAAGCGCAGAAACAACTATCAAAAGAGTTCGTTCGCCAATGGCTTATTGAAAACAACTTCATGGGAAAAGCAGGACAGCAAGTTCCTGAAATGACTGATGAGTATGTTACTTCCGTATCAGAACGTTATATTGAGCTCTATCAACACATCGTCGGAGAGAAATTCAATAAAGCAACAAGTGAAGATATAGCTGCCAGAATAGAAAAAAATATCACTGAATTCCTTAAAAAATGA
- a CDS encoding bifunctional proline dehydrogenase/L-glutamate gamma-semialdehyde dehydrogenase yields the protein MNTPSIQEVKDWVLQLHDQCEQMMTEEERKEQHKYATMVQRPGDKAFLSKMLDESSQIHDNKKLSKRINVLIEKYGIPEFLNKRDTLLFKMYHSFGHYFSSIAIPIIKKRLRMDTSKVIINEERPKLTKHLSTRFQQKIGQNVNLLGEVVLGNKEADHRYFHYLEALESPDINYISVKISGIYAQTHALNYKESFPELLMRMSALYQKAIDFPYIDEEGVKKPKFINLDMEEYKDTHFTMRLFKAVLSRPEFKNYSAGIVIQAYLPDAYDFQTELLEFAKERVAQGGAPIKMRLVKGCNLEMESVISSLKGWPNPIRSSKVEVDANYLLILERALLPENASCLHIGVASHNLFTISYAYLLSQKYDSTPYMTFEMLEGMANHLWRAQSSLGNRVILYTPVVKNEHFLNAVSYLVRRLDENTGPENFLSYSFNLKPGSKNWSFLEKQFEEAYQLKDHLTHIPTRTQDRNKDYAPVAPADKFANEPDTDFDLPQNQQWVESIFSEWKKKKEEESTLIPLQIGAETVVTKNKHSYYDRCQNDEVKICEMSQADVEEIKQIITIAEKDPSGWRQTSLSERHKIMYDAANHLGEMRGDLIGCMCAVTGKTVTEGDVEVSEGIDYARFYTTAMQEFDALSNINITPKGTVLVISPWNFPCAIPIGGIVAALAGGNTVILKPATVAAPVAWIFAEAFWKAGVPKEALQVVITTREALKVLTTAPEIKHIILTGGTETAQSITRVNPSTPLSAETGGKNAMILTASGDKDHAIINTVASAFGNAGQKCSACSLLLVERSVYEDPCFKSKLLDAATSMKVGSVWNSGNVVGPMITNNNEKLLKALSLDPGEKWLVAPHFLDEKKYLLAPCIKWDVKPDSYSFQTELFGPMLSVACIDSLEEGIKLVNSLDYGLTSGLQSLDEEEQEYWKTHIEAGNLYINRSITGAIVNRQPFGGMKLSAFGGGLKAGGPNYCTSFVHISDKDENSADNYEETYLKEFSQPRDINQLYGEQNLFRYIPVRKIALRLFPEDNIEDAFLIQKAAKICKSNLVISFPVGDKRILQLEKAGASVIEESLESFLANMHTFERIRTCSPDIPIEMYRKAAETNKYIDTTKPVKEGRVELIHYFKEQSISFEYHRYGSITETPSCEIECTNN from the coding sequence ATGAATACTCCCAGTATACAAGAAGTAAAAGATTGGGTATTGCAACTTCATGACCAATGCGAACAAATGATGACGGAAGAAGAACGCAAAGAGCAACATAAATATGCTACAATGGTTCAACGTCCGGGTGATAAAGCTTTCTTATCAAAGATGCTCGACGAGTCATCACAAATCCATGATAACAAAAAACTCTCAAAACGAATCAACGTTCTTATAGAAAAATATGGTATTCCTGAATTTCTAAATAAACGAGATACTCTCCTATTCAAAATGTACCATTCCTTTGGACACTATTTTAGCTCCATAGCCATCCCAATCATCAAGAAACGTCTTCGAATGGACACCTCTAAAGTTATTATCAACGAAGAGCGTCCTAAACTAACCAAACACCTATCTACTCGTTTTCAACAGAAAATAGGTCAAAATGTGAATTTGCTCGGCGAAGTGGTGTTAGGTAATAAAGAAGCCGACCATCGCTATTTTCATTACCTGGAAGCACTTGAGTCACCGGATATTAACTACATATCCGTCAAGATATCAGGTATTTACGCACAGACGCATGCACTGAATTATAAGGAGAGCTTTCCGGAACTCCTCATGCGCATGTCTGCTCTATATCAAAAAGCCATCGACTTTCCTTATATTGATGAAGAAGGAGTTAAAAAGCCTAAATTTATCAACCTGGATATGGAAGAGTACAAAGACACCCACTTTACTATGCGCCTCTTCAAAGCGGTGCTTAGCAGACCGGAATTTAAAAATTATTCGGCAGGTATTGTTATTCAGGCCTACTTGCCCGACGCTTATGATTTCCAAACGGAACTTTTGGAATTTGCGAAAGAAAGAGTTGCCCAAGGAGGAGCTCCTATCAAGATGCGCCTTGTAAAAGGATGCAATCTAGAGATGGAAAGTGTCATCTCTTCACTCAAAGGGTGGCCTAACCCCATTCGTTCTTCTAAAGTAGAGGTTGATGCCAACTATTTGCTCATCTTAGAGAGAGCGCTTCTTCCGGAAAATGCTTCATGTTTACACATCGGAGTAGCTTCGCATAACCTTTTCACCATTTCTTACGCTTATCTGCTTAGCCAAAAGTATGATTCTACTCCTTACATGACTTTTGAAATGCTCGAAGGCATGGCCAACCATCTTTGGCGGGCACAATCCAGTTTAGGCAACCGCGTCATCCTCTACACTCCTGTAGTTAAAAACGAACATTTTCTCAATGCAGTATCTTATTTGGTTAGACGTCTGGACGAAAATACCGGACCGGAAAATTTCCTTTCCTACTCATTCAACCTGAAGCCGGGAAGTAAAAACTGGAGTTTTTTGGAAAAACAGTTTGAAGAAGCCTATCAACTAAAAGATCACCTAACTCACATCCCTACCCGTACACAAGATCGCAACAAAGATTATGCTCCTGTTGCTCCAGCTGACAAGTTCGCCAATGAACCGGATACGGATTTCGACTTACCTCAAAATCAACAATGGGTTGAATCCATCTTCTCTGAATGGAAGAAAAAGAAAGAAGAAGAGTCCACTCTGATCCCCCTACAGATAGGAGCAGAAACAGTTGTTACAAAGAATAAGCATAGCTATTATGATCGTTGCCAAAACGACGAAGTGAAAATTTGCGAAATGTCGCAAGCAGACGTAGAAGAAATAAAACAAATCATAACCATTGCTGAAAAAGATCCAAGTGGTTGGAGGCAAACAAGCTTATCTGAACGACATAAAATAATGTATGACGCAGCCAACCACTTAGGTGAAATGCGAGGTGACTTAATAGGATGTATGTGTGCCGTGACAGGAAAAACGGTGACCGAAGGCGACGTTGAAGTTTCTGAAGGCATTGACTACGCACGTTTCTACACTACAGCCATGCAAGAGTTTGATGCATTGAGCAACATCAATATTACTCCCAAAGGTACTGTACTCGTTATTTCTCCATGGAATTTCCCTTGTGCCATTCCTATTGGTGGCATTGTAGCCGCATTAGCCGGTGGCAATACGGTTATTTTAAAGCCTGCCACAGTAGCAGCCCCCGTAGCATGGATATTTGCAGAAGCCTTTTGGAAAGCAGGCGTACCCAAAGAAGCACTTCAAGTAGTAATAACAACCAGAGAAGCACTTAAAGTACTCACTACAGCCCCTGAAATAAAGCATATCATTCTTACCGGTGGAACAGAAACAGCTCAAAGCATTACACGAGTTAATCCATCCACTCCATTATCAGCTGAAACAGGAGGTAAAAATGCCATGATACTCACAGCTTCAGGTGACAAAGATCATGCGATTATAAATACTGTTGCTTCTGCTTTCGGCAATGCCGGACAAAAATGCTCCGCTTGCTCACTGTTATTGGTCGAGCGTTCAGTATACGAAGATCCTTGTTTCAAAAGCAAACTCTTAGATGCCGCCACTAGTATGAAAGTAGGCAGCGTATGGAATAGCGGAAATGTAGTGGGGCCTATGATTACAAACAACAATGAGAAATTATTGAAAGCCCTCAGCCTTGATCCAGGTGAAAAATGGTTAGTTGCTCCTCACTTCCTCGACGAAAAAAAATATCTGCTTGCACCCTGCATTAAATGGGACGTAAAGCCCGATAGTTATTCGTTCCAAACAGAGCTCTTTGGACCTATGCTAAGTGTAGCGTGCATCGATAGTCTGGAAGAAGGAATCAAGTTAGTTAACAGTCTCGATTACGGATTAACTTCCGGTCTGCAAAGTCTGGATGAAGAAGAGCAAGAGTATTGGAAAACCCACATAGAAGCAGGTAACCTCTACATCAACCGCAGCATCACCGGTGCCATCGTTAACCGTCAACCTTTTGGAGGCATGAAACTCTCTGCTTTTGGAGGTGGTCTGAAAGCCGGAGGTCCCAACTATTGTACCTCTTTTGTGCATATCAGCGATAAAGATGAAAATAGTGCAGACAATTACGAAGAAACTTATCTTAAAGAGTTTTCCCAGCCCAGAGATATCAACCAACTCTATGGAGAGCAAAATCTGTTTCGCTACATTCCGGTCAGGAAAATAGCCTTAAGACTTTTCCCAGAAGATAATATTGAAGATGCATTCCTTATTCAGAAAGCAGCGAAAATATGCAAGAGCAACTTAGTTATCAGTTTTCCTGTAGGAGACAAACGCATTCTACAATTAGAAAAAGCAGGAGCTTCAGTGATAGAAGAGTCTTTAGAGAGCTTCCTCGCAAACATGCATACATTTGAGCGCATACGTACATGCTCTCCTGATATCCCTATAGAGATGTATCGCAAGGCAGCAGAAACCAATAAATACATCGATACAACCAAACCTGTAAAAGAGGGACGCGTAGAACTGATACATTATTTCAAGGAACAAAGCATCTCCTTTGAATACCACCGTTATGGCAGTATTACCGAAACACCTTCTTGTGAAATAGAATGCACCAACAATTAA
- a CDS encoding sigma-70 family RNA polymerase sigma factor: protein MNSYNEREVLALLQQDKTQKKAFEMIVGQYSEQLYWQIRRMVLSHEDSNDILQNTFIKAWINLDYFRAEAKLSTWLYRIALNECLTFLNKQKAVNTVDIDNPELMVEQKLESDPYFSGDQIELMLQKALLSLPEKQRIVFNLKYYQDMKYEEMSDILGTSVGALKASYHHAVKKIEKFLEETD, encoded by the coding sequence ATGAATTCTTATAATGAACGTGAGGTATTAGCCCTTCTTCAACAAGATAAAACTCAAAAAAAAGCCTTTGAGATGATCGTAGGACAATATAGTGAACAATTATATTGGCAAATAAGACGAATGGTACTATCGCATGAAGATTCAAATGACATACTACAAAACACATTCATAAAAGCATGGATTAACCTTGATTATTTCCGAGCTGAAGCAAAACTATCCACTTGGTTATATAGAATTGCACTAAATGAATGCCTGACTTTTTTGAATAAACAAAAAGCCGTAAACACAGTTGACATTGATAATCCCGAACTTATGGTTGAACAAAAGCTAGAAAGTGATCCATACTTTTCAGGCGATCAAATAGAACTTATGCTGCAAAAGGCCTTACTATCACTTCCCGAGAAACAACGCATAGTGTTTAATCTAAAATACTATCAAGATATGAAATACGAAGAAATGTCTGATATTCTAGGTACTTCTGTTGGCGCATTAAAAGCTTCGTATCACCATGCCGTAAAAAAGATAGAGAAATTTTTAGAAGAAACCGATTAA